The sequence GGCAAGCCGCACATCAACTAATGGCTGTCCCTGCTTTTCCCTTCATCAGAGCCTACCTGCTGGCGCTTACGTTGTTGAGCCTAGCCAACAGCATTCTTGACAATGCCCGGCAGCGGTATTTTATGGGTATTCGTGCCGCTCAACTAGGCGCCTTGCTGGAGATGTAGAACAATAAGTCACCTACTTCTCTTTGGAAAGAGAAACCAAGAGTAGCTGACTCGTTCCGGATCGATTCTTTATGCGGCAGCGGCCCCTATCGCCTCGGCTGCTGATCGCAGTGGGCAACCGGCCCTCGGTGCAGGCATGAATCGCTGCTCATCAGTTTGACCAGATAGCCTTTCGCTTACCAACAAAAGCACCAACTAGACCATGGAAAAGCTAGCAAACTGGATTACTCCCCTGACGCTGGGGGCATTAGTAGGGCTGTACGAGATCCTGCACGGTTTGTTTTATGTCCTTTACGGGACGCCCGATCAAAAGCGGGACTATCCGCTCGAGATTGTGCTTGGGCTGCCCATATTGGCCTTGTGCCTGGTGGTACACTGGGTGATTCGACGGCTTACCCAGTCTGCTACAGGCACCATCTGGATCATCGAATCGATACTGGTAGGGCTTATTATCTATGGTTTTTATCGATCGTAGACGGAAAGCCATTGCCACGAAAGAGTAGCCGATACCTATGTGTGCTAGCTCATTCAGAACGCCCATGAGCCGGTCAACTTGGCAAAGCTGGGTACGTTGCCGGGGCTGGTGCTAACGTACTTGGCGCTCAACTCACTGTAGTTAAACAGGCACACGCTTTCGTCATAGTTAGCGCCAGCCCGATTCAACCTAGAAAAGCCCCATACCTTTAGCGTGGGGCTTTTCTGGGTTGAATCGGGTGCATGACGAATCGTTTCGTGAACAGACCATCTCGACGCTTTTGAACGCGACCCTGCCTCACTCGTTTTTCAGGTAAGCAATCGGATTGGAGTGGGCGGCCTTCATCGCCTGCCGAGCGATGGTCAACGCCGTTATCAGGCTGGTCAGCAAGAGCGTGGACAGCAATAGCCAGCCGTTCAATGTTATTTTGTAAGCATATGCCTGCAGCCAACCCGAGAGCAACCAGGCACCGACCGGAGCCGCCACCGCAAAGCCCAGCACTAACAATTTACCGAACTCACGGCCCAACAGCCACAGCAATTGCCCTGTTCGGGCTCCCAACACGCGACGAACGCCAATTTCTTTGGCTTTAGACTCGCTCAGGTACGTGACCAGTCCATACAAGCCCAGGCAGCTCAGCCCGATGGCCACCACTGCGAAAGCCTGGACAAACCCGGCTAACAGCCGCTCGAGGTCGGTGAAGCTTGCCAGCAAATCGGCCGTTGTTTTGGCCTGATAGACCTGATCGGGCAACACCTTATCCCAGACCCGTTGAATAGCCTGCTGCGTCTGCTCCGGGTGGGCCGAACTCAGCCGCAGCATAGCCACCCGGCTATGGAGGCGGTCCTGAATCAGCGTCATGGGCAGGATGGGTTGGTGCAGATCGCCGCTGCGGAAGTCGCGTACCACGCCGACGATAACGCGGTCGGCGTCTTTGACCCGCATTGATTTACCCACGATGGCGGCAGACGACGAAACGCCCAGTTGCCTAACCATGGTTTCATTGACCAGCACCTCGCGGCCGCTCGTGTCGGTGGCGCCAACGTTTCGCCCCGCCACCAGCGATAAACCAAACACCGACAGGTAGTGCTCATCGACCGCCCGAACCCGGGTATCGAACGCTTCCGGTTCGGTGGCAGCCTGGTAGCTGAACGAACTAGGCCGGTTGTAGGGAGAGGCGGGAGGATCGCTGCCGAAGGTGACGGCTTCGACACCCGGAAGTTGGCCCCAACCCTGGCGCAATGCAGCCAGTGGGGCGGCGCTGTGCTGGGGTAAAAAAACGGCCATTGTTGATTCGTACCTGAACCCCCAATCAGCTCGTTGCATGTGCCGAAGTTGCGCATTGATCACAAGCACGGCCAGGATAAATAGCTGCATTAGCACAAACTGCCCCCAAATGAGTCCCTGTCGAAGGGTCAGTTTTCCCCTGAGCCGCCTTGTCGGTTGGGCAGCAAAGGCTTTCGCTGGATCGAAACGGGCCAGTACCAGGGCAGGGTAGAGTCCTGAGACCCCTATCACCCCGATGAGTAGCCCTAGAAACCAGCTTAGGGCGCGGGGCTGGGCGACATCCAGCACGGAAAGGGTTGGCCGGAGCATATCGACCGTCGTGGCGAGGGTACGATTAACGAGCGGTAAACTCAGTTCAGTCAACAGGAGCGCGACTCCCATTGCGCCAGTCACCAGCAGGGCTGTCTCCACCATGAACTGGCCAATCAATTGCCAGCGCGTGCTGCCCATAACTTTGCGTACGCCTACTTCCCGTGCTCGTCTTAGCGCCCGGGCGGTGGCCAGGTTGACAAAGTTGATGCAACCCGCCATGACCAGCAGTACCCCCACCCCGATCAGGGCGTAGAGCACTGGGCGGGGTGCCATACCACTGCGTTGGTGATTGAGTTCGGCCAGGGGTAGCACCTGGTAGTCAAACTGGTCGACGGCCCGGGCAGGTAAGTTCTTACGTCGAATAGCTACCAACTGCTGCCGGAGCAAGGCCGGATCGGCGCCTTCCCGAAGCCGGACAAAACACATGGCCTGCAGCCCCTGCCAGTCGGATAAGGCCGCCGGACCCTCCAGGACCGGAATGGTGGCGTAGGAGACGAACGCGTCGTACCGAAGCTGGGTATTCGACGGCGGATCTTTGACAATTCCCGTCACGGTTAAGTCCGTGCGGTTGTCTAATCGTAAGGTGCGCCCCAAAGCCGGAGCCACGTCGAAGAATTTGCGGGCGTAACGTTCACTGAGCACTACCGTATTGGGCGCAGCCAGCGCCGTTTTGGGATTCCCACTGACCCACTCGACGCCGAACAGCTCGAAGTAGTGGGGCTCCGCAAAGCAGACGTTACGGGCTTCGGCGAATTTTTTGATCCAGCCCCCCTTGCCGTTCGGGACACTCAGGGTACGTCCAAA comes from Fibrella aestuarina BUZ 2 and encodes:
- a CDS encoding ABC transporter permease, with product MIRHYLIVAKRHLWQHWHVNLISLLGLAVGLTSGLIIFLVVNYMFSFDRYHPHLDRSYWVVTDVKGEKSMPTDAAPRPLAQVLRRDYAFVESATRLETFFGRTLSVPNGKGGWIKKFAEARNVCFAEPHYFELFGVEWVSGNPKTALAAPNTVVLSERYARKFFDVAPALGRTLRLDNRTDLTVTGIVKDPPSNTQLRYDAFVSYATIPVLEGPAALSDWQGLQAMCFVRLREGADPALLRQQLVAIRRKNLPARAVDQFDYQVLPLAELNHQRSGMAPRPVLYALIGVGVLLVMAGCINFVNLATARALRRAREVGVRKVMGSTRWQLIGQFMVETALLVTGAMGVALLLTELSLPLVNRTLATTVDMLRPTLSVLDVAQPRALSWFLGLLIGVIGVSGLYPALVLARFDPAKAFAAQPTRRLRGKLTLRQGLIWGQFVLMQLFILAVLVINAQLRHMQRADWGFRYESTMAVFLPQHSAAPLAALRQGWGQLPGVEAVTFGSDPPASPYNRPSSFSYQAATEPEAFDTRVRAVDEHYLSVFGLSLVAGRNVGATDTSGREVLVNETMVRQLGVSSSAAIVGKSMRVKDADRVIVGVVRDFRSGDLHQPILPMTLIQDRLHSRVAMLRLSSAHPEQTQQAIQRVWDKVLPDQVYQAKTTADLLASFTDLERLLAGFVQAFAVVAIGLSCLGLYGLVTYLSESKAKEIGVRRVLGARTGQLLWLLGREFGKLLVLGFAVAAPVGAWLLSGWLQAYAYKITLNGWLLLSTLLLTSLITALTIARQAMKAAHSNPIAYLKNE